The nucleotide window GCGGGTACCGCTGCGCCTGCTCGGCCTGCAGGCCGACCTTCTCCAGCAGTTCGATGACCCGCGCCTTCACCTCGCCCTTCGGATGCAGCCCGAACTTCCGCATCGGGTAGGCGACCTGCTCGCCGACCGACAGTCGGGGGTTGAACGCGGAACCGGAGTCCTGGAACACGATCTGCATCCGCCGCCGCAACGCGCGCAGTCGCGGCCGGGTCAGCGCCAGCACCTCGTAGCCATCGAACTCGATGTATCCGCTGGTCGGCTCCAACAGCCGCAGCAGCATTCGGCCGACGGTCGTCTTGCCGGAGCCGGATTCGCCGATCAGGCCGAATGTCTCTCCCCGCTCGACCTGGAACGAGGCGCCGTGCACCGCGACGAACTCGGTGCCCTTCCCGAACGCGCCCGGTGTCCGGTACACCTTCCGCAGGTCTTGCACATCGACGAGCACGTCACGCGCTGACACGGCGTACCTCCGAACGCAGGCGCAGCACGGAGCCCAGCAGCTTCTGGGTGTACGGGTCTTGAGGCTTTTCCAGCACCGTCGCGACGTCGCCGGACTCCACGATCTTGCCCGCGTACATCACCGCGACCGTCCGGCACAGTCGCGCCACCACACCGAAATCGTGGGTGATCATCAGGATCGCGGTGCCCAGTTCCCGGTTGACCTCGGCCAGCAGGTCGATGATCTGCTTCTGCACCGTCGCGTCCAACGCGGTGGTTGGCTCGTCGGCAATGAGCAGGTCCGGCCCGCAGGACAGGGCCAGCGCGATCATCACCCGCTGCCGCTGCCCGCCGGAGAGCTGGTGCGGATAGCTGGACAGCCG belongs to Mycobacteriales bacterium and includes:
- a CDS encoding ATP-binding cassette domain-containing protein, whose protein sequence is MSARDVLVDVQDLRKVYRTPGAFGKGTEFVAVHGASFQVERGETFGLIGESGSGKTTVGRMLLRLLEPTSGYIEFDGYEVLALTRPRLRALRRRMQIVFQDSGSAFNPRLSVGEQVAYPMRKFGLHPKGEVKARVIELLEKVGLQAEQAQRYPHEFSGGQRQRLGIARALAAEPDLVVLDEPTSALDVSVQGQILALLREIQAERGLTLVLISHNLAVIQHMCDRAAVLHQGEIVEQAPVDELFGSPRSEVTRELLDAVLEPVLP